A genomic region of Leptolyngbya sp. NIES-2104 contains the following coding sequences:
- a CDS encoding RluA family pseudouridine synthase — MINQGWIYQDRVDQPMTLLEYYAQRYQHSTREEWLDRILSGAISINHIPNTDPDAPLQPGQVLSYARSPWIEPEVSFEIATLYEDDQLLILHKPSGLPVLPGGGFLENTLWGWLRREYKTPPVPVHRLGRGTSGVIVLAKTEEARSRLSKDLRDRQFQKSYRALAAGIPELDRFTINTAIGKVAYPQLGYLYAATETGKAAISHCKVLERRISNETLLEVTIPTGRPHQIRIHLASAGYPLVGDPLYGVGGTAIDQNSIPSDCGYLLHSYEVRLNHPTQGKPITVQSPPPVLLCPSKIR; from the coding sequence ATGATCAATCAAGGCTGGATTTATCAAGATCGCGTTGATCAGCCAATGACGCTGTTAGAGTACTATGCTCAGCGGTATCAACATTCAACGAGAGAAGAATGGCTCGATCGCATTCTGTCAGGCGCAATTTCAATCAATCACATCCCAAATACCGATCCTGATGCACCACTGCAACCGGGACAAGTACTAAGTTATGCTCGATCGCCGTGGATTGAGCCAGAGGTTTCTTTTGAGATAGCAACCTTGTATGAAGATGATCAGCTATTAATTCTGCACAAGCCTTCTGGATTACCTGTTCTACCGGGTGGAGGCTTTCTCGAAAATACTTTGTGGGGATGGCTCAGACGAGAATATAAAACGCCTCCAGTTCCAGTGCATCGATTAGGGCGGGGAACGTCTGGGGTGATTGTTTTGGCGAAAACTGAGGAAGCACGATCGAGACTCTCGAAAGATTTACGCGATCGACAATTTCAAAAAAGCTATCGTGCTCTTGCTGCGGGAATTCCAGAACTCGATCGATTTACGATTAATACTGCGATCGGCAAAGTTGCTTATCCTCAATTGGGCTATCTCTATGCAGCGACAGAAACCGGAAAAGCGGCGATTAGTCATTGCAAAGTCTTAGAGCGTCGGATTTCAAACGAAACTTTACTAGAAGTTACCATTCCAACAGGCAGACCGCATCAAATCCGAATTCATCTTGCATCAGCAGGCTATCCACTTGTAGGCGATCCGCTTTATGGCGTGGGTGGAACTGCGATCGATCAAAATTCGATTCCAAGTGATTGTGGTTATTTGCTTCATAGCTATGAAGTGAGGCTAAACCATCCCACTCAGGGAAAGCCCATCAC